TCCTGTTTCTTGATGTGAAAAAACATCTGTGACATTATAATGATTCAAAAGCTGATTAAAAACAGCAAAAATTTCACCATTAACAGCTAAAATTTTAGTGTTATATTCTTTCAATTCAGTGTTCATGTCAACCAATGATTGTTTTATAAAATCCCAATGACGTTGACTGTAGTGGTCGTCATTTATCAATAAGTTTTCAAAAACAAATAATAATAAAATTCTTTTTCCTGAGTTTAGCGCATTTGTTATCGCCTCATTGTCATGCAATCTCAAATCTCTCTTTAACCAAACTACTGCTATATCTTCTCTTTTCTTCATATTTTCAAATTTTCGTTTTCTGAATATTTGAATATAATGGGATCACACAAACCTAACATCATTCCGAATTTATTTCGGAATCTATGAATACGAACCTGAAACAAGTTCTGATCGATGTTATTAATTTTATGAAAAGCCATTATTATCATATATACTTACTATAATAAGTTCAGTTGAAATTCTTTTTTATTATCTAGGTTATCAAGGAAATGTTCTGCATTAGAAAAATGCTCTTCTCTTTTCTCAACTCCCATTTTATCTAAATTTCGAATTAGCATATTCAAACGTGGATTTTTTGATAAAAACTCTCTGTTGGTATGCATAAATCTCCAGAATAATCCGTCCCAAATCTTTTGCCATTCACCATTTGAGTAATCACTCATTTTTTTAATGTAATTACTACTACTTATATATGGTTTAGTAGACATTAATCCTCCGTCAGCAAATAAGCTCATCCCGTAAACATTCGGCACCATTACCCAGTCGTAAGCATCGATAAACAGCTCCATAAACCAACGATATACTTCATCTGGATCAAACTCACACAACAACATAAAATTCCCTAAAATCATTAAGCGTTCAATATGATGTGCATATCCTGTTTTTAAGATCTTTTTAATTGTAGTATCTATTGGTAAAATTCCCGTAGTTCCTTCATAAAAAGAAGCTGGTATTTTTCTAGAATGGTTCCAGAAATTCTTTGTTCGTTCTTCTGTACCTTTCACTTCATAAATTCCACGTATAAACTCACGCCAACCTAATATTTGACGGACAAAACCTTCTAAAGAATTAATCGGAATTTCATGTTGAGCAGCATAATCAATTGCCTTTTTAATTACTTCTAAAGGAGATAACAATCCAACATTAATTAATGGTGATAAAATACTATGATTCAAGAAATGTTTGTCTTTCACAATAGCATCTTCATAAATTCCGAATTCATGGAAACGAACTTCAAAAAACTGTTCTAACCAATTTTCTGACTCTTCATAAGTTAAAGGATATAATTGTTGCTTATCAATTTCCCCTAAAGTGTCAGAGAAATTTTCTTCAATATATTTCTTGGCTTCTAGATAATATTTGTTAGCATCAGGAAATGTAATTTGTGGTGGTGTTTTACCTTTTGGATATTTCTTTCTATTATCCGTATCAAAAGTCCACTTTCCTCCTACTGGTTGTTCATTTGTGATTAAAATATTTCTACCTAAACGTTCCTTTTTATAGAAAGAAGTTTGGAAAAATTTCTTTTTAGAAGCTTTAAAAAAAGTAGTTAATTCATCTTTAGTATTAATAAATAACGAATTGTCTATTTCAATTAATTCTATCTCATTTTCAAATTCATGAATTCTCTTTTCTAGCCAATTATCCGTAGGATTAATAAAATAAAGTTGTTTGTATCCTTTTTCTATCAATTGTGGCAGTAAATTTCTAATATCTGAAATTTCAGTTGTACTTTCTACATAAGTAACTTGATATCCTTTTTCATTTAAAAAGTCTTTATAAAACTGCATTGTAGCTCTGTGAAAAGCTAATTTTTGCTTGTGAAAAGCATATTGTTTGAAGAATAAATATTCCTCAACTAAATACACCTCATTTTCTTTTGAAATATGCGTTGTACTTTTAAATAACTGATGCGGAAAAATAATACTTACTGCTTTCATTAGAAAAAGGTTGGTTGTAACCACATTTGTTGATATTTGCCATTTGCATCATATCGTTCTGCTTGTAGTTGTACATTAAATTTTCTATCTCTTGGATCATTTCCAACACCAGATACATACTGCCAATTTCCATAATTGCTATGCACATCGTAATCAATTAGCATACTTTCGAAATATGCCGCGCCAATTCTCCAATCTAACAACAGTTCTTTTGCAAAATATGAAGCTACGTTTTGTCGACCTCTATTGCTCATCCAACCCGTTTCTTTTAACTCTATCATATTGGCATTTACGAAAGGCTCATTAGTTTCACCATTAATCCAATTTTGAATTAATCTTTCGTTATTTTTCCATGAATATGATAATTCCTTTATTCCTTCTAACTTGAATAAATTATTTTCATGTTTTAGCGA
This genomic stretch from Tenacibaculum jejuense harbors:
- a CDS encoding cryptochrome/photolyase family protein, which encodes MKAVSIIFPHQLFKSTTHISKENEVYLVEEYLFFKQYAFHKQKLAFHRATMQFYKDFLNEKGYQVTYVESTTEISDIRNLLPQLIEKGYKQLYFINPTDNWLEKRIHEFENEIELIEIDNSLFINTKDELTTFFKASKKKFFQTSFYKKERLGRNILITNEQPVGGKWTFDTDNRKKYPKGKTPPQITFPDANKYYLEAKKYIEENFSDTLGEIDKQQLYPLTYEESENWLEQFFEVRFHEFGIYEDAIVKDKHFLNHSILSPLINVGLLSPLEVIKKAIDYAAQHEIPINSLEGFVRQILGWREFIRGIYEVKGTEERTKNFWNHSRKIPASFYEGTTGILPIDTTIKKILKTGYAHHIERLMILGNFMLLCEFDPDEVYRWFMELFIDAYDWVMVPNVYGMSLFADGGLMSTKPYISSSNYIKKMSDYSNGEWQKIWDGLFWRFMHTNREFLSKNPRLNMLIRNLDKMGVEKREEHFSNAEHFLDNLDNKKEFQLNLL